A single window of Rhodamnia argentea isolate NSW1041297 chromosome 5, ASM2092103v1, whole genome shotgun sequence DNA harbors:
- the LOC115752178 gene encoding uncharacterized protein LOC115752178 isoform X1, whose translation MDLSGTSGHEPEEVKEPVEDEGKTTTMMIRAVVEAVHSSPSQAVLYLAGGASQALGWLMSVPGASNTVLEAVVPYSKMSMIQLLGKIPAQFCSEQTAEELALLAYNRALKLSRTDSPVIGVGFTGYLSGIHPKRGDHRFHVSARTSDRSWVSTVTLSKGLRTREQEDKVSSQFLLKAIANACTVPSTFNAELTESDLSSASEKTFDEDEELEQLINGEVCFRVYPFSNDSHALDAERKIILSGSFNPLHDGHLKLLEVASSICGNGYPCFEISAVNADKPPLSVQEIKDRVKQFERVGKTVIISDQPFFYKKVELFPGSAFVIGADTVARLINPKYYEGDYKKMLQILIGCKSTGCTFLVGGRNVDGVFKVLEDFDIPDVLKDMFISIPPEIFRMDISSSEIRRSRGIL comes from the exons ATGGACTTATCTGGCACAAGCGGACACGAGCCGGAGGAGGTCAAGGAGCCCGTGGAAGACGaagggaagacgacgacgatgatgatcCGAGCCGTCGTCGAAGCAGTCCACTCCTCTCCTTCTCAGGCCGTCCTCTACCTCGCCGGCGGCGCCTCTCAG GCTCTCGGGTGGTTGATGTCAGTTCCTGGAGCTTCCAACACTGTTCTCGAAGCCGTCGTTCCTTATTCCAAAATGTCCATGATACAGTTGCTCGGCAAG ATTCCTGCTCAATTTTGTAGCGAGCAAACTGCGGAGGAATTGGCGCTGCTGGCTTATAATCGCGCTCTCAAGCTTTCTCGAACAG ATTCCCCAGTTATTGGGGTGGGTTTCACTGGCTATTTGAGCGGAATACACCCAAAGCGTGGAGATCATAG GTTTCATGTATCAGCTAGAACATCTGACAGAAGCTGGGTGTCTACAGTGACCTTGTCAAAG GGATTGCGAACAAGGGAGCAAGAAGATAAGGTCTCAAGCCAGTTTCTGCTCAAG GCAATTGCAAATGCATGCACAGTACCATCGACATTTAATGCAGAGTTGACAGAGTCTGATTTGTCGAGCGCATCTGAAAAGActtttgatgaagatgaagaactgGAGCAGCTTATAAATGGCGAAGTATGCTTCAGGGTGTATCCTTTTTCCAATG ATTCACATGCGTTGGATGCAGAAAGAAAGATCATTCTGTCTGGTTCGTTTAATCCATTACATGATGGTCATCTGAAATTGTTGGAAGTTGCTTCTAG TATCTGTGGCAATGGGTATCCATGTTTCGAAATTTCGGCAGTAAATGCAGATAAACCTCCACTATCAGTGCAAGAAATAAAAGATCGAGTAAAGCAATTTGAAAGAGTTG GAAAAACTGTGATAATATCTGATCAACCATTTTTCTATAAGAAAGTGGAGCTTTTTCCAGGCAGTGCTTTTGTCATTGGTGCAGACACAGTGGCAAGACTTATTAAT CCAAAGTATTATGAGGGAGATTACAAGAAGATGCTGCAAATACTTATTGGATGCAAAAGCACTGGATGCACTTTTCTGGTGGGTGGCCGTAATGTAGATGGCGTTTTCAAG GTTCTCGAGGATTTTGACATTCCGGATGTTTTGAAGGACATGTTCATATCAATACCTCCTGAAATATTTCGCATGGATATTTCGTCCAGTGAAATAAGGCGAAGTCGTGGAATTTTATGA
- the LOC115752178 gene encoding uncharacterized protein LOC115752178 isoform X2 produces MDLSGTSGHEPEEVKEPVEDEGKTTTMMIRAVVEAVHSSPSQAVLYLAGGASQALGWLMSVPGASNTVLEAVVPYSKMSMIQLLGKIPAQFCSEQTAEELALLAYNRALKLSRTDSPVIGVGFTGYLSGIHPKRGDHRFHVSARTSDRSWVSTVTLSKGLRTREQEDKVSSQFLLKAIANACTVPSTFNAELTESDLSSASEKTFDEDEELEQLINGEVCFRVYPFSNDSHALDAERKIILSGSFNPLHDGHLKLLEVASSICGNGYPCFEISAVNADKPPLSVQEIKDRVKQFERVGKTVIISDQPFFYKKVELFPGSAFVIGADTVARLINYLWILLIIMLRSQSIMREITRRCCKYLLDAKALDALFWWVAVM; encoded by the exons ATGGACTTATCTGGCACAAGCGGACACGAGCCGGAGGAGGTCAAGGAGCCCGTGGAAGACGaagggaagacgacgacgatgatgatcCGAGCCGTCGTCGAAGCAGTCCACTCCTCTCCTTCTCAGGCCGTCCTCTACCTCGCCGGCGGCGCCTCTCAG GCTCTCGGGTGGTTGATGTCAGTTCCTGGAGCTTCCAACACTGTTCTCGAAGCCGTCGTTCCTTATTCCAAAATGTCCATGATACAGTTGCTCGGCAAG ATTCCTGCTCAATTTTGTAGCGAGCAAACTGCGGAGGAATTGGCGCTGCTGGCTTATAATCGCGCTCTCAAGCTTTCTCGAACAG ATTCCCCAGTTATTGGGGTGGGTTTCACTGGCTATTTGAGCGGAATACACCCAAAGCGTGGAGATCATAG GTTTCATGTATCAGCTAGAACATCTGACAGAAGCTGGGTGTCTACAGTGACCTTGTCAAAG GGATTGCGAACAAGGGAGCAAGAAGATAAGGTCTCAAGCCAGTTTCTGCTCAAG GCAATTGCAAATGCATGCACAGTACCATCGACATTTAATGCAGAGTTGACAGAGTCTGATTTGTCGAGCGCATCTGAAAAGActtttgatgaagatgaagaactgGAGCAGCTTATAAATGGCGAAGTATGCTTCAGGGTGTATCCTTTTTCCAATG ATTCACATGCGTTGGATGCAGAAAGAAAGATCATTCTGTCTGGTTCGTTTAATCCATTACATGATGGTCATCTGAAATTGTTGGAAGTTGCTTCTAG TATCTGTGGCAATGGGTATCCATGTTTCGAAATTTCGGCAGTAAATGCAGATAAACCTCCACTATCAGTGCAAGAAATAAAAGATCGAGTAAAGCAATTTGAAAGAGTTG GAAAAACTGTGATAATATCTGATCAACCATTTTTCTATAAGAAAGTGGAGCTTTTTCCAGGCAGTGCTTTTGTCATTGGTGCAGACACAGTGGCAAGACTTATTAAT TATTTATGGATTTTGTTGATAATTATGTTGCGCAGCCAAAGTATTATGAGGGAGATTACAAGAAGATGCTGCAAATACTTATTGGATGCAAAAGCACTGGATGCACTTTTCTGGTGGGTGGCCGTAATGTAG